The Oxobacter pfennigii genome has a window encoding:
- a CDS encoding cobalamin B12-binding domain-containing protein: MDLKTLTQSVGELDEEKVLEMINDFVAAKPSEEEAQKVVAACQSGMSIVGDLYEKGEYFVGDLIFAGELLTSAINTLKPVLGTDNSSSVVTIVLGTVAGDLHDIGKNIFKSMAEAAGFTVVDLGIDQPSSSFVEKVKEVKPVVVGMSGVLTLALEAMKDTVDALKEAGLRDSVKIIIGGNPVTKEACVQIGADAFTTNAAEGVKICQGWVK; encoded by the coding sequence ATGGATTTAAAAACCTTAACACAATCAGTGGGAGAGCTGGACGAAGAAAAGGTTCTTGAAATGATCAATGACTTTGTGGCTGCAAAACCTTCGGAAGAAGAAGCCCAAAAGGTTGTTGCAGCTTGCCAGAGCGGCATGTCGATTGTAGGTGACCTCTATGAAAAAGGCGAATACTTTGTAGGTGATCTCATATTTGCAGGAGAGCTTTTAACTAGTGCTATCAACACATTAAAGCCTGTATTGGGAACTGATAATAGTTCAAGTGTAGTTACAATAGTACTTGGAACAGTTGCCGGCGACCTGCACGATATAGGCAAGAACATATTCAAAAGCATGGCTGAGGCAGCAGGTTTTACAGTTGTAGACCTTGGCATCGACCAGCCATCAAGTTCATTTGTTGAAAAAGTTAAAGAAGTAAAACCTGTAGTAGTTGGAATGAGCGGTGTATTAACGCTGGCACTGGAAGCTATGAAGGATACGGTTGATGCATTAAAGGAAGCAGGATTAAGGGACAGTGTAAAAATAATCATAGGCGGAAACCCTGTAACTAAAGAAGCTTGTGTTCAGATAGGCGCAGATGCCTTCACAACTAATGCTGCAGAAGGTGTAAAGATATGCCAGGGTTGGGTTAAATAG
- a CDS encoding methyltetrahydrofolate cobalamin methyltransferase: MIVIGEKINGTIPSVKKAIEEKNEEFIRNLAIMQAEAGADYIDVCASTVPELEVATLKWMMDIIQNAVDKPLCIDSPNPRMIEKVFKYAKKPGIINSVSEEGDKCEVIFPLMKGTGWQVIALTCDNKGIPSDVGTRVDITKRIVEKAAKYDIAPDRIHVDPLVMAMSADNKSLPSFVEALTKIKELYPTIKITSGLSNISFGMPLRRVINQHFLTIAMFVGMDSAIMDPVNRDLYTSLITTKALMGQDRLCRNFTNAYRKNKIGPIKND; the protein is encoded by the coding sequence ATGATAGTAATTGGAGAAAAAATTAACGGGACAATACCAAGTGTAAAGAAAGCAATTGAAGAAAAAAATGAAGAATTTATCCGCAATCTTGCTATTATGCAGGCTGAGGCAGGAGCTGACTATATCGATGTTTGTGCCAGCACAGTGCCGGAACTTGAAGTGGCAACTCTCAAATGGATGATGGATATTATACAGAATGCTGTAGATAAACCCCTATGTATTGACAGCCCTAACCCAAGAATGATAGAAAAGGTTTTTAAGTATGCCAAAAAACCCGGTATAATAAATTCTGTATCAGAAGAAGGAGATAAATGTGAAGTAATATTTCCTCTGATGAAGGGAACAGGATGGCAGGTTATAGCATTGACATGTGATAATAAGGGAATTCCATCCGATGTCGGAACAAGGGTTGATATAACAAAGAGGATAGTAGAAAAGGCAGCCAAATATGATATTGCACCGGACAGGATTCACGTAGATCCACTCGTAATGGCGATGTCAGCAGATAATAAATCATTGCCAAGTTTTGTAGAAGCTCTTACAAAAATCAAAGAATTATATCCAACGATTAAGATTACATCGGGATTAAGCAATATATCCTTCGGTATGCCGTTAAGGAGAGTTATAAACCAGCATTTTTTAACCATAGCAATGTTTGTTGGAATGGATTCAGCAATTATGGATCCTGTTAACCGTGATTTGTATACTTCACTTATAACAACTAAGGCATTAATGGGGCAGGACAGGCTGTGCAGGAACTTTACCAATGCATACCGTAAGAACAAGATAGGGCCAATAAAAAATGATTAA
- a CDS encoding GntR family transcriptional regulator — translation MSGLLEIYQKIGARKKISTSIYLTIAQAIITGILSPEQKIDDINIAQELDVSQNSVREALKLLEFDHYLKFSKGKGYVVENVTLEDIIKINEMLNVLSSASIELINIHDHISSIMLSESLNREQETTNHELDRKFHMTLALCTKNNEVMKAMRNAFDRLMWGINVLQLNDLSSIIIEDHGKIVEYFINNKNASKEILSDIMIKHYNLHLEDIFAKNRE, via the coding sequence ATGTCTGGCCTTTTAGAAATTTATCAAAAGATTGGTGCAAGGAAAAAAATATCTACCAGCATTTATTTGACAATAGCTCAGGCTATTATAACGGGAATTTTGTCTCCGGAGCAAAAAATAGACGATATAAATATTGCACAGGAATTAGATGTAAGTCAAAATTCCGTCCGAGAGGCATTAAAGTTGTTAGAGTTTGATCACTATTTAAAGTTTTCTAAAGGTAAAGGATATGTAGTTGAAAATGTGACATTAGAAGATATTATAAAAATCAATGAAATGTTAAACGTCCTATCTTCAGCCTCTATAGAGTTAATCAACATACATGACCATATCTCTTCTATCATGCTGTCAGAAAGTTTAAACCGGGAGCAAGAGACAACAAACCACGAACTTGATAGAAAATTTCATATGACCTTAGCTCTTTGCACAAAAAATAATGAAGTTATGAAGGCAATGCGAAATGCCTTTGACAGGCTGATGTGGGGAATTAATGTATTGCAGCTTAATGATTTAAGCTCAATTATCATCGAAGATCATGGAAAAATCGTAGAATATTTTATCAACAACAAAAATGCCAGCAAAGAAATTTTATCCGATATTATGATAAAACATTATAATTTACATCTTGAAGACATATTTGCAAAAAATAGGGAGTGA
- a CDS encoding uroporphyrinogen decarboxylase family protein has translation MVNNAEKLQKERYDLFDKLYTGQIPKRVPLGHYVYNPFAIQFAGYDLFESQWDTAGLLSKACDEFCSQVFTDIVPVASTIIPYPYQVLASRSYKMSKTGFMQHPELAGMEAEDYEAFIKSPFDVILEKILPTLFPALDTDPVTRSVNMAKGIVAYREEQTVMKKIKSDAIAKYGYLKPPANSDSGGVKCPFDFLADFIRGFGNILTDVRRYPEQVLEACDAVLQLLIKKATPSKPHYLGTTSITTHMPGFMRTKDFEKFYYPTFKKMVETFVESGMGVRIFCEGDWMRYLDHLRDLPENVRLRFEYGDPKIIKEKLGDKQIISGLYPISILQIGTKEEVIEKAKEYVDILAPGGRYYFEFDKSAITCQGNMRENIIALSDYLRDNATY, from the coding sequence ATGGTCAATAATGCAGAAAAACTACAAAAAGAGAGGTATGACCTTTTCGACAAATTATATACAGGTCAGATACCAAAGAGAGTTCCATTAGGACATTATGTGTACAATCCATTTGCAATTCAGTTTGCGGGCTATGATTTGTTTGAATCCCAGTGGGATACGGCTGGTCTGTTGTCAAAGGCTTGCGATGAATTTTGTTCCCAGGTCTTCACGGATATTGTGCCGGTTGCATCTACGATTATACCTTATCCTTATCAGGTATTGGCTTCACGTTCATACAAGATGAGTAAAACCGGTTTTATGCAGCATCCGGAATTGGCTGGTATGGAAGCTGAGGATTATGAGGCTTTTATTAAGTCTCCTTTTGATGTTATCTTAGAAAAGATTTTGCCGACTTTGTTTCCTGCACTTGATACAGATCCTGTAACAAGATCGGTTAACATGGCAAAAGGCATTGTTGCATATCGGGAAGAACAAACGGTAATGAAAAAGATTAAAAGTGATGCAATCGCAAAATATGGCTATTTAAAACCGCCCGCTAACTCTGACAGCGGTGGTGTTAAGTGTCCCTTTGATTTCCTGGCGGATTTTATAAGAGGTTTTGGAAATATACTGACTGATGTCAGGCGATACCCTGAGCAAGTGCTTGAAGCCTGCGATGCGGTTTTGCAGCTTCTTATTAAAAAAGCTACCCCATCAAAGCCTCATTATTTAGGTACGACTTCCATTACAACCCACATGCCGGGCTTTATGCGGACAAAGGATTTTGAAAAATTTTATTACCCTACTTTCAAAAAGATGGTAGAAACCTTTGTGGAATCTGGTATGGGTGTAAGAATTTTCTGCGAAGGTGACTGGATGCGTTATCTGGATCATCTGAGGGATTTACCGGAAAATGTAAGGCTGCGTTTTGAATACGGAGATCCTAAAATCATTAAGGAAAAATTAGGAGATAAACAGATCATATCGGGATTATATCCTATATCCATACTGCAAATTGGAACTAAAGAAGAGGTCATTGAAAAGGCAAAAGAATATGTTGATATTCTGGCTCCTGGCGGCCGTTACTATTTTGAATTTGATAAGAGTGCTATTACCTGTCAAGGCAATATGCGTGAAAATATAATAGCATTATCAGACTATTTACGTGACAATGCTACATATTAA